One stretch of Candidatus Aminicenantes bacterium DNA includes these proteins:
- the pilM gene encoding type IV pilus assembly protein PilM: MFGIKHDRPVVGLDIGSHAIKVVELDVRRKGKKDAYSVARIGYEPLPHDAIVEGQIIDAAAVAEAIRTAFDKAKIVNKDVAISIAGNSVIIKKISLPAMETEELAESIIWEAKHNIPYPYEETNVDYAILRPRDGAATGLEILLVAVKKDKVAAYGNLISQARKNLVAIEVDAFALYNALEINYPEEFAEKTVALINLGANITTIVICDHGTPQLFRDLSLGGSYFTENLRKDLNVGPQEAEDLLKGLPSRQVEAFQVDAVLSMNTRSLIDEVEKTFSFYQAEDKHDNRIEQILLSGGLANLRTITTSFEQKFSVKTTLFDPFRRIHYNEKKLGPLYYQEMAPFFGVAAGLATRQREK, translated from the coding sequence ATGTTCGGGATCAAGCATGACCGGCCGGTCGTCGGACTGGACATCGGGTCGCACGCCATCAAGGTCGTCGAGCTCGATGTCCGCCGCAAGGGCAAGAAGGACGCCTACAGCGTGGCCCGGATCGGCTACGAGCCTCTCCCCCACGACGCCATCGTCGAAGGCCAGATCATCGACGCGGCCGCCGTGGCCGAGGCCATCCGGACGGCCTTCGACAAGGCCAAAATCGTCAACAAGGACGTGGCCATCTCCATCGCCGGCAACTCGGTCATCATCAAGAAGATCAGCCTCCCGGCCATGGAGACCGAGGAGCTGGCCGAATCCATCATCTGGGAAGCCAAGCATAACATCCCCTACCCCTACGAAGAGACCAACGTCGACTACGCCATCCTCCGGCCCCGCGACGGAGCAGCCACCGGGCTGGAGATCCTGCTGGTCGCCGTCAAGAAGGACAAGGTGGCGGCCTACGGCAATCTGATCAGCCAGGCCCGCAAGAACCTGGTAGCCATCGAGGTCGACGCTTTCGCCCTCTACAACGCCCTGGAAATCAACTATCCCGAGGAGTTCGCCGAAAAGACGGTGGCTCTGATCAACCTGGGCGCCAACATCACCACCATCGTCATCTGCGACCATGGGACGCCGCAGCTCTTTCGCGACCTGTCGCTCGGCGGATCCTACTTCACCGAAAACCTCCGCAAAGACCTCAATGTCGGCCCGCAGGAGGCCGAAGATCTGCTTAAAGGCCTGCCCTCCCGCCAGGTCGAAGCCTTCCAGGTCGACGCCGTCCTGTCCATGAACACCCGCAGCCTGATCGACGAGGTCGAGAAGACTTTCAGCTTCTATCAGGCCGAAGACAAACACGACAACCGCATCGAGCAGATTCTGCTCAGCGGCGGGCTGGCCAACCTGCGCACGATCACGACCTCCTTCGAGCAGAAGTTCAGCGTCAAGACGACCTTGTTTGACCCCTTCCGGCGCATCCACTATAATGAAAAAAA
- a CDS encoding protein-L-isoaspartate(D-aspartate) O-methyltransferase, with product MRRELRRPAGLMLAILCLASPAIRSGQTEDEAFYAAKRKAMVETQLKARDIKDPRILEIMGSLPRQLFVGAEYRRRAYEDYPLPIDEGQTISQPYIVALMTQALGVKPGDKVLEVGTGSGYQAAVLSRLARRVYSIDISVALTRKAGQTLAALGCANVEVKSDDGYFGWVEQAPFDAVMVTCAARQIPPPLIQQLKEGGRLVIPLEETDEYQSLKRVTKTNGKPVIEQLAQVRFVPMLGQDKKKHAAGAERP from the coding sequence ATGAGACGGGAACTGCGCCGGCCGGCCGGATTGATGCTGGCCATCCTCTGCCTCGCCTCCCCGGCCATCCGCTCCGGCCAGACGGAGGACGAAGCCTTCTACGCCGCGAAGCGCAAGGCTATGGTCGAGACCCAGCTCAAGGCCCGGGATATCAAGGATCCCCGGATCCTCGAGATCATGGGCTCCCTGCCGCGCCAGCTTTTCGTCGGCGCCGAATACAGGCGCCGGGCCTATGAAGACTATCCCCTCCCGATCGACGAGGGCCAGACCATCTCCCAGCCCTATATCGTGGCCCTGATGACCCAGGCCCTGGGCGTCAAGCCCGGCGACAAGGTTTTGGAGGTGGGGACGGGGTCGGGTTACCAGGCGGCGGTCCTCTCGCGTCTAGCCCGCCGGGTCTACAGCATCGACATCAGCGTCGCCCTGACCCGCAAGGCCGGGCAAACCCTGGCCGCTCTCGGTTGCGCCAATGTCGAGGTCAAGAGCGACGACGGCTACTTCGGCTGGGTCGAGCAGGCGCCCTTCGACGCCGTCATGGTCACCTGCGCCGCCCGCCAGATCCCGCCGCCTCTCATCCAACAGCTCAAGGAGGGCGGCCGGCTGGTCATCCCCTTGGAGGAAACCGACGAATACCAGTCGCTCAAGCGGGTGACCAAGACGAACGGCAAGCCGGTCATCGAGCAATTGGCCCAGGTCCGGTTCGTCCCCATGCTCGGCCAGGACAAGAAGAAGCACGCCGCTGGGGCGGAGCGGCCGTGA
- the coaD gene encoding pantetheine-phosphate adenylyltransferase produces MERIAIYPGSFDPITNGHIDIIGRGAKLFPRIIVAVLENPKKSTLFTTDERIEIIREIFHDQPAIQVVHFHGLLVRFAAEHEARIVIRGLRAVSDFEYEFQMALMNQTLDPQLETLFMMPSSPFTFLSSSLVKEVFGLGGEVGTLVPPVVERRLREKFHRGDPSPITE; encoded by the coding sequence ATGGAAAGAATCGCGATATACCCGGGCTCGTTCGATCCGATCACCAACGGGCACATCGACATCATCGGGCGCGGCGCCAAGCTTTTTCCCCGCATCATCGTTGCCGTCCTGGAGAACCCCAAAAAATCGACTCTGTTCACCACCGACGAACGAATCGAGATCATCCGGGAGATCTTCCATGACCAGCCCGCCATCCAGGTGGTCCACTTCCACGGCCTCCTGGTTCGGTTCGCCGCCGAGCACGAGGCCCGGATCGTCATCCGCGGCTTGCGGGCCGTCTCCGATTTCGAGTACGAGTTTCAGATGGCCCTGATGAATCAGACCCTTGACCCCCAGCTCGAGACGCTGTTTATGATGCCCAGCTCGCCGTTCACTTTCCTGAGCTCGAGCCTGGTCAAGGAAGTTTTCGGCCTGGGAGGCGAAGTGGGCACCCTTGTGCCGCCCGTCGTCGAACGGCGTCTGCGTGAGAAATTCCATCGCGGGGATCCGTCCCCTATTACGGAGTGA